TACGGATCGCCGCCTTGAGCTCATCCAAAGATGCATGCTCGCCATGATCCTTGGCGAACTCGTCATCGAGGGTCGGCAACACCTTTTGCTTGATCTCGCGAACGACGAGAACAAAGTCGATGGCCTTGCCAGCGATCTCTTTATTCGCATAGGTTTCCGGATAGGTAACTTGCACGGTTTTTTGATCGCCGATCTTAACGCCCACCACTGCTTCTTCAAACTGCGGCAACGATTGACCGGAACCGACTTCGATCACATAGTTCTCACCCTTGCCGCCGGCAAACGATTTCCCGTCGATGCTGCCGTCGAAATCGAGGTTGACGAAGTCGCCGGTTTGCACCACGTCGCGTCCGACCACCGGCTCCAACTGAGCGTGGCCCTCTTGGATGCGTTTGAGCGCATCCTGAACTTGATCGTCGGAGACGGCGATTTTTACTTTTTCGACTTCAACGCCCAAATAATCCTTCACTGCGATTTCCGGCTTGATCTCGAACACCGCGGAAAAGGAAAACCCCCCGGCCTCGCTGAGTTCTTCAGCTTCGACCTCGGGCCGCGAGACCATTTGGATGCCGCGTTCTTTGATCGCTTCGCCCAATGACTCTTCGACCAAGTGCGAGCGCACTTCGCTTTTCACATCCTCGCCGTAAATACCTTGCAGCACGCTGCGCGGAATCTTGCCGGTACGAAAGCCCTTGACCTGCACACGCTGGCCGAGATTTTTATAGGCGTAGGCAAATTCCTTAGCCACCGCCTCAGCCGGCAGCTCGACGCGAATCTTGCGCTGCACCGGACTCAATTCATCGATGTCGATTTTCATAGTCACTTAACAACTCTCGGCGTTTTCGTTGTCGGTAGTCGGCAAAACACTTGAGCGCTGCCGACGAAAACAATCACCGATTAGCCATGCCACCTTTCTAAATTATCGCTCGAGCCAATTTCTCCCCGGCCAACATCGAGAGTCTGGTGCGAGAGGGGGGACTCGAACCCCCATGGTTGCCCGCTAGATCCTAAGTCTAGTGCGTCTGCCAATTCCGCCACTCTCGCAAAAACTGGACAGGAAGGGAAAAATCGTTGAACCTCAAAGACTAAGGCTGGAGATTAAGAACTAGCCGGTGGTAAGTCAAGCAGCAGCGCGCCAATTCGCCCGCGCCGAGGCTGGGAATCGACAATCAGTCGCGGTGCCAACGGTGCAAAGCGCGCTGTTAATCCTCCGATAATCGGTAAACAAAGCAGTCGAACGCTGGTCCAGATGGCTAGTCAGCGACGCGCCGGCAATGGTAGCAACACTGGGACTGACCCAGGCGCGAACTCTTGCCGCCGGCGCGGATGATCGTCGAAGCATTCAGAGCATCATGAATGAATGTTGATCGACTGTGTGGAGGAATACACCAACTACGCTTTGTCGCCGGCCACAGCCGCGCAAGCGCGACAAGGACAGAGCGAACGTAGGTAGTCAAAAGTATAGATGCCGGTGCTATGACCGTCTTGCCAGTGCAGTTCGACGGCGTAGTTACCGACGCCGTGAATGCCATCGAGCTGCGCGCCGGGCACGTCGATGAAACGACGCTGGGAGCCGTGGCCTTGGCACAGCGCGCAGGGGCAGTAGCCGCGCAAATATTCCTGCTCGTACTCGCCGACATGGCCGTCG
The Deltaproteobacteria bacterium DNA segment above includes these coding regions:
- the tig gene encoding trigger factor, which codes for MTMKIDIDELSPVQRKIRVELPAEAVAKEFAYAYKNLGQRVQVKGFRTGKIPRSVLQGIYGEDVKSEVRSHLVEESLGEAIKERGIQMVSRPEVEAEELSEAGGFSFSAVFEIKPEIAVKDYLGVEVEKVKIAVSDDQVQDALKRIQEGHAQLEPVVGRDVVQTGDFVNLDFDGSIDGKSFAGGKGENYVIEVGSGQSLPQFEEAVVGVKIGDQKTVQVTYPETYANKEIAGKAIDFVLVVREIKQKVLPTLDDEFAKDHGEHASLDELKAAIRKRLEDELKHYQDEDLKEKLVSRLIDSHSFVTPPSMVERQTRYLMERYQTQIAGQPAADGEEAAPPMEEARKTLEGRATRQVQATLLVEKISQLEKIAVSDKDIQERVDNLARASGERAKSVREYYARPEARDDLRAQMMFDQTLGYLLERAQIKEVDPPVSRVDETGEKS
- a CDS encoding DUF971 domain-containing protein, whose product is MAAPFPTEFNHVKTRGVLRISWDDGHVGEYEQEYLRGYCPCALCQGHGSQRRFIDVPGAQLDGIHGVGNYAVELHWQDGHSTGIYTFDYLRSLCPCRACAAVAGDKA